A window of Malaclemys terrapin pileata isolate rMalTer1 chromosome 14, rMalTer1.hap1, whole genome shotgun sequence contains these coding sequences:
- the LOC128848539 gene encoding fatty acyl-CoA hydrolase precursor, medium chain-like, producing the protein MSFPGRSSLLSSLICAAWVIAILAEGQQIKQPEVATKYGRLKGKWVAVKGTDRLTNVFLGIPFAKPPVGALRFSPPQPVEPWISVRDATSFPPVCLQDQTMLKKFEELFPTKQVNFSISEDCLYLNIYTPAHSNERAKLPVMVWIHGGGLLMGGASMFDGSALSAYENLVVVTIQYRLGITGFFSTGDEHARGNWGFLDQVAALQWIQENIKHFGGDPGSVTIFGESAGGVSVSVLVLSPLAKGLFHKAISESGVALLSAMFSSHPEVIAKVVANITGCDSSSSAAMVHCLRKKPEEEMIFNFQQQQQVGVIPAVIDGVFIQKNPEELMAGKDFSAVPYIIGINNHEYGWLLPFLSDIPGLKEGMHKETILSTLQLLRPLLSVPAEFVSLITDEYLGDTDDPVALRDRFLDLMGDAIFLVPAIKTSNYHRASGSPVYFYEFQHRPSSASFKPDYVKADHGDEISFVFGGAFVTDETSLTASRDATEEEKHLSMTIMKYWANFARNGNPNGEGLVEWPVYDMNEQYLELNLQQKEAKKLKGNRVEFWTKTLPEKIKKMKEKKEHAEL; encoded by the exons ATGTCTTTTCCTGGTAGGAGTTCCCTGCTTTCATCCCTGATTTGTGCAGCATGGGTGATCGCAATTCTCGCTGAGG GACAACAAATCAAACAACCAGAAGTGGCTACCAAATATGGGCGACTGAAAGGAAAATGGGTTGCTGTCAAGGGAACTGACAGACTTACAAATGTGTTTCTTGGAATTCCTTTTGCAAAACCACCTGTGGGAGCCCTGAGATTTTCCCCACCACAACCAGTTGAACCGTGGATCAGTGTGAGAGACGCAACTTCTTTTCCACCAGT GTGCTTACAAGACCAGACGATGCTGAAAAAATTTGAAGAACTTTTTCCAACTAAACAAGTTAACTTCTCAATTTCTGAAGACTGTTTGTACCTGAATATTTATACCCCTGCCCATTCCAATGAGAGAGCCAAGTTACCT GTTATGGTGTGGATCCATGGAGGAGGTCTGTTGATGGGTGGAGCTTCAATGTTTGATGGGTCTGCATTATCTGCCTATGAGAATTTGGTGGTGGTAACCATACAATATCGATTAGGTATCACTGGATTCTTTAG TACTGGTGATGAACATGCTCGTGGAAACTGGGGCTTTTTGGATCAAGTGGCAGCTCTCCAGTGGATTCAAGAGAATATCAAACATTTTGGAGGAGATCCAGGATCTGTCACTATATTTGGAGAGTCTGCAGGAGGAGTCAGCGTTTCTGTCCTT GTTCTATCTCCATTGGCCAAGGGCTTGTTCCATAAAGCCATCTCTGAGAGTGGAGTTGCACTTCTTTCTGCCATGTTCAGTTCACATCCTGAAGTGATTGCTAAG GTAGTCGCTAACATAACTGGCTGCGACTCCTCCAGTTCGGCTGCCATGGTTCATTGCCTAAGGAAGAAACCAGAAGAAGAAATGATTTTTAACTTTCAACAACAACAG caAGTCGGAGTTATCCCAGCAGTTATAGATGGTGTGTTTATTCAGAAGAACCCTGAAGAGCTAATGGCTGGCAAAGACTTCAGTGCTGTCCCATATATAATAGGAATAAATAATCATGAATATGGTTGGCTGCTTCCTTTC TTATCCGACATACCTGGCTTGAAGGAGGGGATGCATAAAGAAACCATCCTCTCTACATTACAACTGCTGCGTCCGCTCTTG TCTGTGCCAGCTGAATTTGTGTCTCTGATAACAGATGAGTATCTGGGAGACACAGACGACCCTGTCGCCCTGCGGGACCGGTTTCTGGATTTGATGGGAGATGCAATCTTTTTAGTTCCAGCTATAAAAACATCCAATTATCACAGAG CGTCTGGATCTCCTGTCTACTTTTACGAATTCCAACATCGTCCAAGTTCAGCAAGTTTCAAACCTGATTATGTAAAAGCGGATCATGGAGATGAAATTAGTtttgtctttggaggggcatttgTTACTGATGAGACGTCACTGACTG CTTCCAGAGATGCTACAGAGGAAGAGAAACACCTCAGCATGACAATAATGAAATATTGGGCTAACTTTGCTCGAAATGG AAATCCTAATGGCGAAGGTTTGGTGGAATGGCCGGTGTATGACATGAATGAACAATACCTGGAGTTGAACTTACAGCAGAAGGAAGCAAAGAAACTGAAAGGGAACAGAGTTGAGTTCTGGACAAAGACTCTGCCtgaaaaaatcaagaaaatgaaggaaaagaAAGAGCATGCAGAATTATAA